Below is a genomic region from Candidatus Methylomirabilota bacterium.
CGTATCGCCCTTCCGCACGCGCGCGATCGCCATGACGGTCTTCAGATGACCTCGGGGGCCAGCGAGATGATCTTTGTGAACTGCCGGTCTCGCAGCTCGCGGGCGACCGGCCCGAAAATGCGCGTGCCCACCGGATTGTCGTCCACCTTGATCAGCACGACCGCGTTGCGGTCGAAGCGGATGTACGAGCCGTCCTTTCGCCCGACCTCTTTAACCGTGCGCACCACGACGGCGCGTGCGACCTCGCCCTTCTTCACCGTGCCGTCTGGCACGGCTTCCTTCACGGCCACGATCACGATGTCGCCCAGAGAGGCGGTGCGCTTGTTGGAGCCGCCCAGCACGCGGATGCACTGGGCCTTCTTGGCGCCCGAGTTGTCCGCGACGTCGAGCATGGTTCGAGTCTGGATCATGGCCGGTGCCCCCGCCTCACGCGCCCACGCGTGTCAAAACCTGGCGGATGCGCCATCGCTTGTCCCTCGATAGCGGCCGCGTCTCCTCGATCAGCACCCGGTCGCCGACCTTGCTGGCGTTGGTCTCGTCGTGGGCCTTCAGCCGCTTCGACCGCGTGATGACCCGCTCGTAGCGGGGGTGGCGGTAAACGCGCTCGATCATGACCACGCGCGTCTTGGTCATCTTGTCGCTCACCACCACGCCTTCTCTCGTCTTGGTCTCGCTCACGCCGGTCGTCTCCTGTTAGCTTGCGCTCTTCAACTGGCGCTCCCGGAGGATGGTCTTGGCCCGCGCCAGATCCCGCCTGACCTGCTGCACCCGCGCGGGG
It encodes:
- the rpsQ gene encoding 30S ribosomal protein S17, whose amino-acid sequence is MSETKTREGVVVSDKMTKTRVVMIERVYRHPRYERVITRSKRLKAHDETNASKVGDRVLIEETRPLSRDKRWRIRQVLTRVGA
- the rplN gene encoding 50S ribosomal protein L14; translated protein: MIQTRTMLDVADNSGAKKAQCIRVLGGSNKRTASLGDIVIVAVKEAVPDGTVKKGEVARAVVVRTVKEVGRKDGSYIRFDRNAVVLIKVDDNPVGTRIFGPVARELRDRQFTKIISLAPEVI